Part of the Streptomyces sp. RFCAC02 genome is shown below.
GCGGGAGCCCCGTTCCTGAACGGCGGGGGAGTCAGCGGTTCTCGCCGGGCACCCACAGGATGTCGCCCACTTCGGCGTTCGCGGTGCGGGCGAGGATGAACAGCAGGTCGGACAGGCGGTTCAGGTACGTGGCCGTGAGGGCGTTCATGGTGTCGCCGTGGGCGTCGAGCGCGGCCCACGTGGAGCGTTCGGCACGGCGGACGACCGTGCACGCCTGGTGGAGGAGCGCCGCGCCGGGCGTGCCGCCGGGGAGGATGAAGCTGCGGAGCGGTTCGAGGGGCGCGAGGAAGCGGTCGCAGTCCTCCTCCAGGCGGTCGATGTACGTCTGCCGCACGCGCAGGGGCGGCACCTTCGGGTTCTCCGTGACGGGGGTGGACAGGTCGGCCCCCACGTCGAACAGGTCGTTCTGCACCCGCCCGAGGACGGTGCGCACGTCCTCGGGCAGGTCGCCGAGGGCCAGCGCCGTGCCGATGGCGGCGTTGGCCTCGTTCGCGTCGGCGTAGGCGGCGATGCGCGGGTCCGTCTTGGCGGTGCGGCTGAAGTCGCCGAGGGCCGTCGTGCCGCTGTCTCCGGTGCGGGTGTAGATCCGCGTCAGGTTCACCATGGCACGAGGGTAGGGCGGGTACGGCCTCCCGGTCAGGCACCCGCCTTGCGGAACAGGCGCGTGCCGACCGTCAGCGACACGGCCGCCAGCAGCGCCGATGCCAGGGCACCGTAGGCGACGGCCGAGTCCGTGTAGTGCCCGACGAACGCGGCCCGCACGCCCTCCACGATGTAGCGGAACGGGACGAAGTGCGACGTCACGTCCAGCCATGTCGGGGCGAGGGCCATCGGCAGGAGGATGCCGGAGAGCAGCATGGCCGGCAGGCTCACCGAGTTGATGACGGGCGCGAACTC
Proteins encoded:
- a CDS encoding cob(I)yrinic acid a,c-diamide adenosyltransferase, with the translated sequence MVNLTRIYTRTGDSGTTALGDFSRTAKTDPRIAAYADANEANAAIGTALALGDLPEDVRTVLGRVQNDLFDVGADLSTPVTENPKVPPLRVRQTYIDRLEEDCDRFLAPLEPLRSFILPGGTPGAALLHQACTVVRRAERSTWAALDAHGDTMNALTATYLNRLSDLLFILARTANAEVGDILWVPGENR